From the genome of Pungitius pungitius chromosome 20, fPunPun2.1, whole genome shotgun sequence:
TTCTTTGAGATCCAAATGTCCTTGTGATGTTTTTTGGGAGGTATTATAAATTATaacataatttttttaaaacatcttaTGTTGTACAttgtttttagaaataaaaCCATATTGTCCTATTGTTAGGttatcaaataattaaaaaacaagactcttcaaattattttattgagTTTCAGTTCCATAATTACAAATATTCTCTGACTGGTGAAACAAAGCAGTAGTGTCCCCCGGACTGGGGGCCCGAGGGCGGGTGGTGCAACAGGAAAGATCCTCACCGACACAAAATCAAAGATTATTTTTCTCCTACGACAACATTATTGATGATGTGCAATTCAACAtaactttaaaaatgaattcatacagtgttttttttatagtgaGACCTCAGTCACAGTTAGCTCGGCGGCTAACATCCTGCTAAAGCAAACTTATTTAATTAAGAAGAGGTGGTGATTGGTCCCACAGAGCCAATCAGActaagggtcaaaggtcacagcagcCATCAGCACGGTTGAAaccagggggcggggcttaccaGCAGGTAAAATCCACTAAATAAAAGCATCTGGAAGCTTAGACTCACCCCACCACAATAAAATCATCAAGTAAAATCTAGTCTGCAGCTAGATGGGTTCAtaaacccctcctcccccacagagGTGGGCGGGGCCTCACTGATCCATCTCAAGCCCATCCAGGGTGAGCTGGCTGCGGTGGGGGGAGTTGGGACTGGGGGGGCTGCTGGGATTAGAGCTGTTGGAGGGTGTCGAGTGTTTGGTGGAGTCCGAGTcgggctgcagggagagagacaaatgATGGTGAACGTAGTCCTGCTCTATTGACCCAAATGTTCCACCagctgtgtcatgtgacctgatGGAGGCAGAAGAAGCTCGGGTTGTCGTACTAGCTCTCTGCAGATAGGGAGCGCTGTGACAGGGTGAGTTTATTCTCTTTACCTCTCGGTCCAGGTCTGGGTCCAGTTCAGAGATGCTGCGAGATGAAGCTCCTCCCCCAAAAtctaacaataaaacaacattagACAACATACAGCCTCAGCAGAGACCACACCCACTTTAACTCTGAGGCCACGCCCTCAACTCTGACTTaagtacaggtgtgtgtgtgtgtgtacctgaagCTGTGCGTGTGATGTGAGTCTTACTCCTCTGTTGTCGGGAGATACTggaaagtgggcggggcttatctTTAACCGGGTCCTCTTGAGAGGGAGGCATCAcactctacacacaaacacacacattcattcaaaacaagATTCACAGATGAAAGAAGGCTTTTATAAATCCTGGGGGGCCGCTACAGCTCCTGAGGAAGGAGATCCCGACCACAGGGGTGGGAGTAAAAGGACAGGAAGTAGTGAGAAAGGCAGGAAAAGAGGGAATAGAACGTTCTGAGCAACGTTTAGTCGTTTAAGTCGTATTCATCTTAAAAGCTGCAGTCAGGCAACAAAATATCAGAAGACAGATTTCTATGAAGGAAAGAATAAAGCAGAGCAGATGTTTGGAGAGTCAAACAAAGCAAGCAGAGGGAGtgaggggacgagggggggagCATGggtgagggagacagagagaggctgGCCTACCATTCCCAGAGAGGAggttgagggagaggaggaagaggaggaggaaggctgcaggaggctctgctgggaggaggagcaagaggaggcGTCTTTCTGCAAGAAGGCGCCGGCCGACGCCGACGTCATGTGATAGACATGCTCAAAGTTGGAGGGGGGAGAGATGAGGGAGTGACGGTAGgacgagggagagggggaggtagagggggagagggagatgaCATCACCGACCTGAAGatcaggggggaggaggacggatggggggagagaagagaggagtcATTGTGATGGACAGCGCTGTCGGAGGGGAGATGAGGGAGAACATGCCGgcaggaggaggtgcagagACGCGGAGTTACCAGAGGGAGGTCCATGAGGACCTGCATGCCGTCTCCTGGTCCCATGTGGGCCACGTGGTTAAAGTTAGTGGGATTGGAGATCATCCTTGATCTGAGCTCCGGGTCCCTCAGCATCTCCCTGGAGACACACGACACCCATCAACACGCGTCGGGCCACACGGCGCCGCACAGTACCTCAAAGGAAGGAGGAGTCACCTCCTCTGCTGGAGCCGCTCCTCCTCGGGAACCTTAAACAGGAACTTCCTCTTGCTGCGCGTTCGAACCATCAACTTCCTGCTCTGCTCCGACGTCTCCGGGATGGTGAGGTCTCCCTCtgaggacagacaggtagagacatgtagagacagacaggtagagacagacaggttcacacacagacaggttcACACACAGAccggtacacacacagacaggtagagacagacaggtagagacagacaggtagagacagacaggtagagacagacaggtagagacagacaggtagagacagacaggtagagacagacaggttcacacagacaggtagagacagacaggtagagacagacaggtagagacagacaggtagagacagacaggttcacacagacaggtagagacagacaggtagagacagacaagtagagacagacaggtagagacagacaaGTAGAGACAGACAAGTAGAGACAGACaagtagagacagacaggtagagacagacaggtacacacagacatgtagagacagacaggtacacacagacatgtagagacagacaggtacacacagacatgtagagacagacaggtacacacagacatgtagagacagacaggtacacacagacatgtagagacagacaggtacacacagacatgtagagacagacaggtacacacagacatgtagagacAGAcatgtagagacagacaggtagagtcGTTACCTGAGGAGGTGTTGCTGAAGTAGATGAGCCGAGGAGGTTCTGAGCTCAGCAGGTTCAAAGTCCCTTCGACATTCAGAGGTCTGATCTGAGGACAGAGGGTGTGATGTCATCGACTGCTGCtacgctgtgattggctggttccAGCAGTGCCGAGTGCTGGTTGGTTACCTTGCGCAGGGAGATGGTCTGGACCCACTCAGTGGTGTGAATGTCAAAAACGTCCAGTCCGTTCTCGCTGTAGACGGTCAAGTGGGACGAGTTGGAGCCTGGAGAAAGACACATGGGAGTATTGATTGAGAACCTTTACGATACCAGGTCCTAGACCAGGTTCCACACCAGAACTCGTGTTGACTACTTACTGCATGCCAGCGGCGTGGCGGGCCACATCAGCTCCTGGGTCCTGGAGCGCCGGCCCTGCCCGTCCACGTAGACTCCCAGCTGGCTGAAGCAGAGCAGCAGTTCGGTGGAGCCCACCTCCAGGGCGTGGAGGGCGTCCAGCGGCTGCTGAGCCAGGAAGGCCAGAGACGGGTCGGCCGGGTTCACCAAGCTGATGGGGGACGACTCCCCCTGCAGGGCCAGCAGAGCGAAGCCCGAAGGGTAACCCACGCACAGCCGGTCCCTAACCATGCCCAACCACTGCACGCCGCCGGGGGCCTGCACCTCCCACAGCTTCTTATGGTAGGGCTTCACCCGGGAGATCTCGTAGCACAGAACCTGGCGGAGCAGAACCACTGCGTTAGAGCGGGATGGCGACCACGGGGAGCTCCGGTCCTTCAGAACCACCAACCTGACGTTTGACAGCAGCCAGCAGGCAGGATGGGCCTCCGGGTCGCAGCACCCCCGATGTCAGAGCCTGGCAGCCCTTGGTCTCCGTCAGCTTGAGGTCGAAGGCGGACTCGGCTCCCTCCAGCGCCCCCCAGTGGTGGAGGTGAACGTGGCGATTCCGCCCGCAGAGCAGAGCCACGATCTTCTCCTTCGGCATCAAATCGATCTGATGAATCTTCTTGCTGTCCGCTGCCCGTACGATCACTTGATAGAGAGACATCAGAAGGTGAGACATCTACCGATtatcacctgtctgtctgtctgtgtgtgtctgtctcaccGTCTCTGGTGACCTCCACCACAAACAGTCCGTCTTCAGTTCCCAAAGCGATCCTCTCCCGGTCTGCAGAGACCAGGAACGTGGTACCATCAGAGATAACATTCTGTAGTACTCATGGGACAGCGATGCTTCCCCGACCATTATAtcagaaatagaaatgttctGCCCCAAAAGGTGCGTGAATGCCTGTGTATGCGCTCGtactcccaccccccctttccccctgaAGTAAACCATGAGGAAGCAGTACTCTGTCAGTGATACTACGGAGGACAGTCTGTTGCTAGAAGTACTGAATACACTAGTACATCAGTAGTGGTACTTCTCACCGAGCACAGCAGCAGACAGCACAGTCTTGATGAGAGGCAGCGAGGCGTCGTAGGCCTCGTGCAGGATGTGGACCTGTTGGTTCTTCAGGAGGTTCTTGGTCAGGATGCTCTGCAGACCCTCCAGGATCCGGACCCACTTCCTTTTCTCCGCCTCGCTCTCCGCCAGCACCAGCAGAGACACCGCCGAGAGCTGCGAGATCAGTTGTGACGACGACACCTGAATGGGGCAAACACAAGGGATCGGGGTCacatggaggtcagaggtccaATAGCGAGTGGTCACACGGGGCGGGTCTCCTACCCTAAAGATGCAGGGGATATCCTTCCTGGTGGCGTGGATCACATCCGACGCCAACACGGAGCTGACGGAAAACTCCTCGTCTCTGGAAAACATGAGGACTGATTATTACTGGACTCCTCATTCCATCTAAAAATCTCCCGTAGAAGAATGCTGACAGTCACCTGAGATCCAGAACCAGACTAGCCCCGACCCCGGGCTGTGTGGACTTCCCCTCCAGGACGTCGTAGAGGAACAGCTTACAGTCGGAGACCAAGGCGAAGGCCCGCTGCCACCCCTTCTTCACACCGCTGGGCTTCGGGATCTGAAAGAGGCGTCGGCATGAGAGTCTGCCGCCACATGACCTCATGCCCCACCCTGTCAGGAGGAACGCGTGGCCCCCCCTGAAGGAGCAGTCCGGAGGAACCGGCAGTTCAGGTTGAGGCGGATGGTTGTGGTTTTAGGAGACTTTAGCTTATTTGTGTGGcctgtttttaaacaaagtcgACACACCGGCTCGTTATTGGCTCTTCTCTCATTCGGCTCAAAGCCAAACAAGCAGCTGGTGCCCATGACCCATGACCTCACTTACCCTGACGTAGCCCTTGTAGGCGGTGCCCATGACCCATGACCTCACTTACCCTGACGTAGCCCTTGTAGGCGGTGCCAATGCCTCTCTGGACGTCGATGCCCTGTGGCCTCTTGGTGTGCTCGGCTGGGATTGGACAGACCAGGGGGGCGTGGTCTTTACAGGAAACGTGACAGGTGAAGGAGCACACTgaggaaagacagacagaccttTGGGTTGACTAGTCTGAGACAAAGAACTACGTTCTTCAATCATGTTGATTGATGTCCGTGACCTTCACCCAGGTAGCTGGTATGGACATGTCTTCAAGACTGGACTCAACTTAGGAAGTTTTTGTAACTTGAATGTGTTAAACTTCACGTTTCACGGCTAAAAGCTCCTTCACGTTCCACAATGTTCAGATTTGAAGTAGATCTGGTAAAATGTCTGCTAGCTGGAGGACAAGCTGTGTGTACCTTCACAGGCGTATCCCTGTCTGAGGAGTCCAACCATCAGGGACGTGCAGTGGGTGCACTGAGTGGGGCTGGAGAAGGTCTTGATGCTCAGCTGGTGAGCTTTGGGCTGTGAACACAAATGTGAGGCTCAGTACCACGAGTTACAGAGTGTACCACCACAGTCCTTCTGGACCAGGTCCCTTCTCCACTGATTCCTGTGGACCCACATTAGCCCTTCCAGTCCTAAAGGTTACTACACGGTCCAACCACGAGCTTCTGTTCACATCCACCAGGATCAGAGAAGGTCCAGCAGCAGCGCTGGCGGTCCTTCTCCAACCAAAGCGGTCCGTTGGGTGGGAGAAGGTCCACCAGGGTGCTTTTGCGTTGCCTGTGTTCCGTCTTTAGAGATTGTACCGACAGGTTCTGGTGACCTCCGTGATTTACTGCCCACGTAAGGCTCCAAGTCCTCCAGAAACCAGCAGACCAGAACCACTAAGCTAGAGATCTGTATTCACTAGTCCTCCCCCTCACAGGTGAGGTCCTACCTTGGGGGTGGTCAGTGCTGAGCTCTGGTaggtgggggaggggctcgCTGGGACTGACGCCGCTTTTAGTCCCTGTTGAAACAAACGAGACAAGACTGAGGAAACGTGGTGATGCTTCCCCATGTGACAACATCAGCATCTTCAGACCTCCACTAAAACAACAACTGTAGCACTTCAAATGTTCTAATGGCTCGTATCTATAACTAGTTGTGAATCCACttcagtttgtttccttatggctGAAATgctaaatgacacgtgatgGGATGTAGGTTGACGCCCTGATTACGTTGGTAACTGACCTCGTGCtccgaggtggaggagggtgaAGGGGGCGTGTCTTCCAATTTCAGGGGGGTGGAGTCAATGTCTGTGGTCTGGGTGCCAAAGAGAGAAAACAGTGAACATCCACACATTTGAAGATGAGTAAAGGTCTCTTCATTGTGATGAAGGTCAGTTCATCATCAAAAGGAAATAGCCCcatttaacacaaaataaatgatcttgAATATAGTTCCAAAGTTATTTCCAAGCTTGTTTCTCATTGTTCATAATGAGGTGGATTAGAGTCACAGAGCAGCAGGCCCTTAAAAGGTGATTCTTTCATTATTATCACGGTTCTTCTCCAGGGAACCAGTTTGGATCCGAGTGCCGTTTCCCTCCACATCGTTCATAGTCCTGTCACCCAGCACTGGAGTCTGATAGCTCTGATCTGACAGCCAAGCTGCCccagaggattgtgggtaagGATTTTGGTATGCAGGGGATTGTGGGTAACTAAGCAGATTAACTTACGTCTTCCCAGAGAGCaaacagcgaggaggaggagccaactGACGCCTCCATGTcgcagagagaaacaaagagcttCAGACACTACACCcgagtgacatcatcatcatcatcatcatgtgacATCATGGGGAGTTCTCTCTTCATAACTGGCCACTGTTTATATTTCCCTTTTATAGGCATTATAATACTATTTATATTCTTTTGAGGAGGGTGATAttgagagaaaaatacaaaagtacTGAAACTTAAATATTGGAGGTAACAGGAGCACATTAGATCTAAAAGTCTATTGCGTCCCTCATAGAAAGCCACTTGTTCTTTGATTATTACCCTCCGACccccccacaacaacaacacgtctCACACCCTCACAACCAAATACTGTCTCCTAGCAACAGCAGGCTCCAGGTTCAATCATCATCAAACCTCTTCTAGGGGGCCAAGGTGAGAAACACTGCATTAGAAGGTCACCAGGTGAAGGTGAGACACACAGGTGACTCACTCTGAAGGTGAGGTCAGGAGCCAGAGGAGACgtgttgaaatattcaaaaaTGGAGTCTTGAAAGTCTGGAAGCTTGagacctgcagagagacagattGGAGGTGTCTTTATCTGAGGGACCTGGAGGACCCTGAAGCAGACCCTGAGGGACTCCAGGCCGTCTCACCTTTGTCCGAGCGGGAGCGgctgtcctccatctctctcttcagACTCTCCACCTGCTCCCCCATCTCCCGACTCCTCTCCTCAGACTCCTTTAGCTtactgcagacagacaggcagacaggtgaggagacaggCAGGTGGGGAAGGAGCAGCTGTAGGtctctgtgtgacctctgacctctccatGTTAATGTTGGCAGCCTTGACTTTGCGCAGCTCCTCCTGAACCATCTGCTTGGCTCTGATCTCAGCATCCAGCGCCGACTGCAGCTCCAGACGAGCCGACATGTCCAACTTCTGACTGCGCCGCACCTTCCACAGAgggtcctgtggggggggggggggggggggggtcagtgctgCTCACACACCTGTCATCCAGtcacttgtatgtgtgtgataCCATGTATGTTACTATTGTGTGGAAtactagtgtgtgtgtctctacacAGAGACTAGTGTGTTACCAGAGTTCTGGGT
Proteins encoded in this window:
- the cdc42bpb gene encoding serine/threonine-protein kinase MRCK beta isoform X1 encodes the protein MSAQARLKRLEELLLGQKAAGCLSVEALLDLLLCFYAEVSHSPLKREKHVTDFLEWVKPFTTTVKDMRLHRDDFEMLKVIGRGAFGEVAVVKMKHTERVYAMKILNKWEMLKRAETACFREERDVLVKGDSQWITTLHYAFQDDNHLYLVMDYYVGGDLLTLLSKFEDRLPEDMSKFYVAEMVLAVHSIHQQRYIHRDIKPDNVLLDVNGHIRLADFGSCLRMMEDGTVQSSVAVGTPDYISPEILQAMEDGMGRYGPECDWWSLGVCVYEMLYGETPFYAESLVETYGKIMNHEERFQFPSQGADVSEDAKDLIQRLLCSRERRLGLNGISDFKSHAFFSGIDWENIRSAEAPYIPDVSSPTDTSNFDVDDDVLKNPEISPPMSHTGFTGQHLPFVGFTYTTDSCFADRSSVSQTGLGQEEVGAGGGGGGAGGAGGAAGAGQEVEAFERRIRRLEQEKQELNRKLQESTQALQAPPRGGTLTRDKEIKKLNEEIERLKKKLADSDRLEHQLEEAVTLRQDYEGTASKLKSLERQVKTLRQEKEEVHKQLADSLERLRSHTKELKEAHSQRKLAVQEFSDLSERMVDLRSSKQRLSRQLRDKEEEMDTLLQKMDTVRQEIRKTEKNRKELEGQLDDAKAEAQKEKKLREHIEVYSKQLETELQNLKSQQGRGAVAGGTQVQQELSRMKADLDTKTLFYEEELLRRDSSHSSEIKNFRKELQESEGALLTANKELLQIREKLDKAKRDRQAEMDEAVSAVKEKSEREKNLLTEENRKLTAETDKLCSFVDQLTAQNRQLEDDLQDLSSKKESVAHWEAQIAEIIQWVSDEKDARGYLQALATKMTEELETLRSSSLGPRTLDPLWKVRRSQKLDMSARLELQSALDAEIRAKQMVQEELRKVKAANINMESKLKESEERSREMGEQVESLKREMEDSRSRSDKGLKLPDFQDSIFEYFNTSPLAPDLTFRASVGSSSSLFALWEDTTDIDSTPLKLEDTPPSPSSTSEHEGLKAASVPASPSPTYQSSALTTPKPKAHQLSIKTFSSPTQCTHCTSLMVGLLRQGYACEVCSFTCHVSCKDHAPLVCPIPAEHTKRPQGIDVQRGIGTAYKGYVRIPKPSGVKKGWQRAFALVSDCKLFLYDVLEGKSTQPGVGASLVLDLRDEEFSVSSVLASDVIHATRKDIPCIFRVSSSQLISQLSAVSLLVLAESEAEKRKWVRILEGLQSILTKNLLKNQQVHILHEAYDASLPLIKTVLSAAVLDRERIALGTEDGLFVVEVTRDVIVRAADSKKIHQIDLMPKEKIVALLCGRNRHVHLHHWGALEGAESAFDLKLTETKGCQALTSGVLRPGGPSCLLAAVKRQVLCYEISRVKPYHKKLWEVQAPGGVQWLGMVRDRLCVGYPSGFALLALQGESSPISLVNPADPSLAFLAQQPLDALHALEVGSTELLLCFSQLGVYVDGQGRRSRTQELMWPATPLACSSNSSHLTVYSENGLDVFDIHTTEWVQTISLRKIRPLNVEGTLNLLSSEPPRLIYFSNTSSEGDLTIPETSEQSRKLMVRTRSKRKFLFKVPEEERLQQRREMLRDPELRSRMISNPTNFNHVAHMGPGDGMQVLMDLPLVGDVISLSPSTSPSPSSYRHSLISPPSNFEHVYHMTSASAGAFLQKDASSCSSSQQSLLQPSSSSSSSPSTSSLGMSVMPPSQEDPVKDKPRPLSSISRQQRSKTHITRTASDFGGGASSRSISELDPDLDREPDSDSTKHSTPSNSSNPSSPPSPNSPHRSQLTLDGLEMDQ
- the cdc42bpb gene encoding serine/threonine-protein kinase MRCK beta isoform X2; translation: MSAQARLKRLEELLLGQKAAGCLSVEALLDLLLCFYAEVSHSPLKREKHVTDFLEWVKPFTTTVKDMRLHRDDFEMLKVIGRGAFGEVAVVKMKHTERVYAMKILNKWEMLKRAETACFREERDVLVKGDSQWITTLHYAFQDDNHLYLVMDYYVGGDLLTLLSKFEDRLPEDMSKFYVAEMVLAVHSIHQQRYIHRDIKPDNVLLDVNGHIRLADFGSCLRMMEDGTVQSSVAVGTPDYISPEILQAMEDGMGRYGPECDWWSLGVCVYEMLYGETPFYAESLVETYGKIMNHEERFQFPSQGADVSEDAKDLIQRLLCSRERRLGLNGISDFKSHAFFSGIDWENIRSAEAPYIPDVSSPTDTSNFDVDDDVLKNPEISPPMSHTGFTGQHLPFVGFTYTTDSCFADRSSVSQTGLGQEEVGAGGGGGGAGGAGGAAGAGQEVEAFERRIRRLEQEKQELNRKLQESTQALQAPPRGGTLTRDKEIKKLNEEIERLKKKLADSDRLEHQLEEAVTLRQDYEGTASKLKSLERQVKTLRQEKEEVHKQLADSLERLRSHTKELKEAHSQRKLAVQEFSDLSERMVDLRSSKQRLSRQLRDKEEEMDTLLQKMDTVRQEIRKTEKNRKELEGQLDDAKAEAQKEKKLREHIEVYSKQLETELQNLKSQQGRGAVAGGTQVQQELSRMKADLDTKTLFYEEELLRRDSSHSSEIKNFRKELQESEGALLTANKELLQIREKLDKAKRDRQAEMDEAVSAVKEKSEREKNLLTEENRKLTAETDKLCSFVDQLTAQNRQLEDDLQDLSSKKESVAHWEAQIAEIIQWVSDEKDARGYLQALATKMTEELETLRSSSLGPRTLDPLWKVRRSQKLDMSARLELQSALDAEIRAKQMVQEELRKVKAANINMESKLKESEERSREMGEQVESLKREMEDSRSRSDKGLKLPDFQDSIFEYFNTSPLAPDLTFRTTDIDSTPLKLEDTPPSPSSTSEHEGLKAASVPASPSPTYQSSALTTPKPKAHQLSIKTFSSPTQCTHCTSLMVGLLRQGYACEVCSFTCHVSCKDHAPLVCPIPAEHTKRPQGIDVQRGIGTAYKGYVRIPKPSGVKKGWQRAFALVSDCKLFLYDVLEGKSTQPGVGASLVLDLRDEEFSVSSVLASDVIHATRKDIPCIFRVSSSQLISQLSAVSLLVLAESEAEKRKWVRILEGLQSILTKNLLKNQQVHILHEAYDASLPLIKTVLSAAVLDRERIALGTEDGLFVVEVTRDVIVRAADSKKIHQIDLMPKEKIVALLCGRNRHVHLHHWGALEGAESAFDLKLTETKGCQALTSGVLRPGGPSCLLAAVKRQVLCYEISRVKPYHKKLWEVQAPGGVQWLGMVRDRLCVGYPSGFALLALQGESSPISLVNPADPSLAFLAQQPLDALHALEVGSTELLLCFSQLGVYVDGQGRRSRTQELMWPATPLACSSNSSHLTVYSENGLDVFDIHTTEWVQTISLRKIRPLNVEGTLNLLSSEPPRLIYFSNTSSEGDLTIPETSEQSRKLMVRTRSKRKFLFKVPEEERLQQRREMLRDPELRSRMISNPTNFNHVAHMGPGDGMQVLMDLPLVGDVISLSPSTSPSPSSYRHSLISPPSNFEHVYHMTSASAGAFLQKDASSCSSSQQSLLQPSSSSSSSPSTSSLGMSVMPPSQEDPVKDKPRPLSSISRQQRSKTHITRTASDFGGGASSRSISELDPDLDREPDSDSTKHSTPSNSSNPSSPPSPNSPHRSQLTLDGLEMDQ
- the cdc42bpb gene encoding serine/threonine-protein kinase MRCK beta isoform X3, coding for MSAQARLKRLEELLLGQKAAGCLSVEALLDLLLCFYAEVSHSPLKREKHVTDFLEWVKPFTTTVKDMRLHRDDFEMLKVIGRGAFGEVAVVKMKHTERVYAMKILNKWEMLKRAETACFREERDVLVKGDSQWITTLHYAFQDDNHLYLVMDYYVGGDLLTLLSKFEDRLPEDMSKFYVAEMVLAVHSIHQQRYIHRDIKPDNVLLDVNGHIRLADFGSCLRMMEDGTVQSSVAVGTPDYISPEILQAMEDGMGRYGPECDWWSLGVCVYEMLYGETPFYAESLVETYGKIMNHEERFQFPSQGADVSEDAKDLIQRLLCSRERRLGLNGISDFKSHAFFSGIDWENIRSAEAPYIPDVSSPTDTSNFDVDDDVLKNPEISPPMSHTGFTGQHLPFVGFTYTTDSCFADRSSVSQTGLGQEEVGAGGGGGGAGGAGGAAGAGQEVEAFERRIRRLEQEKQELNRKLQESTQALQAPPRGGTLTRDKEIKKLNEEIERLKKKLADSDRLEHQLEEAVTLRQDYEGTASKLKSLERQVKTLRQEKEEVHKQLADSLERLRSHTKELKEAHSQRKLAVQEFSDLSERMVDLRSSKQRLSRQLRDKEEEMDTLLQKMDTVRQEIRKTEKNRKELEGQLDDAKAEAQKEKKLREHIEVYSKQLETELQNLKSQQGRGAVAGGTQVQQELSRMKADLDTKTLFYEEELLRRDSSHSSEIKNFRKELQESEGALLTANKELLQIREKLDKAKRDRQAEMDEAVSAVKEKSEREKNLLTEENRKLTAETDKLCSFVDQLTAQNRQLEDDLQDLSSKKESVAHWEAQIAEIIQWVSDEKDARGYLQALATKMTEELETLRSSSLGPRTLDPLWKVRRSQKLDMSARLELQSALDAEIRAKQMVQEELRKVKAANINMESKLKESEERSREMGEQVESLKREMEDSRSRSDKGLKLPDFQDSIFEYFNTSPLAPDLTFRASVGSSSSLFALWEDTTDIDSTPLKLEDTPPSPSSTSEHEGLKAASVPASPSPTYQSSALTTPKPKAHQLSIKTFSSPTQCTHCTSLMVGLLRQGYACEVCSFTCHVSCKDHAPLVCPIPAEHTKRPQGIDVQRGIGTAYKGYVRIPKPSGVKKGWQRAFALVSDCKLFLYDVLEGKSTQPGVGASLVLDLRDEEFSVSSVLASDVIHATRKDIPCIFRVSSSQLISQLSAVSLLVLAESEAEKRKWVRILEGLQSILTKNLLKNQQVHILHEAYDASLPLIKTVLSAAVLDRERIALGTEDGLFVVEVTRDVIVRAADSKKIHQIDLMPKEKIVALLCGRNRHVHLHHWGALEGAESAFDLKLTETKGCQALTSGVLRPGGPSCLLAAVKRQVLCYEISRVKPYHKKLWEVQAPGGVQWLGMVRDRLCVGYPSGFALLALQGESSPISLVNPADPSLAFLAQQPLDALHALEVGSTELLLCFSQLGVYVDGQGRRSRTQELMWPATPLACSSNSSHLTVYSENGLDVFDIHTTEWVQTISLRKIRPLNVEGTLNLLSSEPPRLIYFSNTSSEGDLTIPETSEQSRKLMVRTRSKRKFLFKVPEEERLQQRREMLRDPELRSRMISNPTNFNHVAHMGPGDGMQVLMDLPLSVMPPSQEDPVKDKPRPLSSISRQQRSKTHITRTASDFGGGASSRSISELDPDLDREPDSDSTKHSTPSNSSNPSSPPSPNSPHRSQLTLDGLEMDQ